ACAATGAATCTTTAGAAATAATATTGTTATACTTTTCCATTTTAAACAATAAATCAGCAACCTGCCTCCCGTCTTTAGCATTTCTTACCAAAATAGTAATATCTTTTTCTTTATATCCTTTATCAAGAATATTATCAATTATTTCAGGCAATTCTGTTTTTACATTTTCACGCCATTGTTTTCCTTTTATATTTTCATAAAATTTCACATTTACATAACCCTTATTCTTTTTTTTATGCTCCGGAAATTTTTGACAGCTATCCTTATATGCTTCATTTATTAAGTTTGTAAAAGAAAATAAATTTTTTGATAAATTTTCATCACCAACTTCTTCCAACTCATTATTAAATTTTTGTTGTAATATTTTAGCAGCATTAGTAAAAAAACTATTGTTAAATTTTATAATATTTTCTTCACTTCTCCAATTTTTCTCAAGAGTAACGGTTTTAATTAAAGCATCACCAACTTGCTGATTTATACCGTCCACAAGCAATTTCCAATTACCGCCTCGCCATCGGTAAATTGATTGCTTCACATCACCCACCACCAAACTGAATTTATTTTGGTCAAGATTATTTTGCATAAGTGGTTTTATGTTTTTCCACTGAAATAAAGATGTATCCTGAAATTCGTCAATTAAAAAGTGATGATATTTATTTCCTGTTTTTTCATAAATAAATGGTGTATCGTTGTTGTCAATAATTTTATTCAGCAAAGGATTAACATCAGAAATAAGCATTGTATTTTCTTCATCCCTTATCTCCGCTATCTTTGAAGCAATGTCGGTAATAATTCCTAAAACATTAAAATATTTTTTAACACTTATTGCCGTACTATATTTTTTACCATCAGAATTATAATATGCTAATGTTTGCTTCAGAGTTTTATTCAATTCAGGAAATGCATTTTGAATATTTTCTTTTATTTGATTATCTGTTTTTTTAGCATACCATTTTTCTTCTTCATCCACAACCTTCAAAACACTTGCTGTTGGTTCAAAATCTTTATTTTGTATTTTTATAAAATAATTAAAAAAACTTCTTTGACCACCTGAAAAATCAACAGCTTCTAATCCATAATTTTGTGCTACATCAACAGCAAGTTTTCCAAAATCCTTCATTTTATTTTCAAAAACCGAAATAATTTTATTGATTTCAGAAATAAACTCTTTTAGAAATTTTTTATCTTCAATTTTATTTATAATTTTCTTTTCATTCTCCTGAAAATCCTCTTTAAGTATTTCAGATGCAAAACTTTTGATGCTATATCTTAAATTCCATGTTTTATCATCTTCAATATTTTCTAAGGCAAAATCTGTTAGCCACTTTGTAAGCTTTTCATTTTTACCAACATCATCAAGCATTTTATCAATAGCCTGATCTATAATTTTTTGTGTATCAAGCTCAACATTGTAGCCATATTGAATCCCGATTTCTCTTGCAAAATTTTTAGTTATTTTTTGAAAAAAACTATCAATGGTATTTATGTCAAAATAATAATAATTATATAAAATAAATTGCAAAATCAATCTTGCCCTTTTTACGATTTGTTTATCATCAAGCCATTTAAATTCATTCATCAATGTTTTGTAATGACCATTTTTATTACCATTTGCCAAATTAAATAATTCCGATAATATTCTAAATTTCATTTCTTCAGTAGCCTTGTTGGTAAAAGTTACTGCAAGTATCTTTTTATACTTTTTAGGATTATCAAAAACCAACTTCAAATATTCTTCTGTCAGCTTATGAGTTTTTCCCGAACCAGCAGAAGCCTTATAAATTGTTAATGGTTTTTTCATAAAAAGA
This is a stretch of genomic DNA from Bacteroidota bacterium. It encodes these proteins:
- a CDS encoding UvrD-helicase domain-containing protein, encoding LFMKKPLTIYKASAGSGKTHKLTEEYLKLVFDNPKKYKKILAVTFTNKATEEMKFRILSELFNLANGNKNGHYKTLMNEFKWLDDKQIVKRARLILQFILYNYYYFDINTIDSFFQKITKNFAREIGIQYGYNVELDTQKIIDQAIDKMLDDVGKNEKLTKWLTDFALENIEDDKTWNLRYSIKSFASEILKEDFQENEKKIINKIEDKKFLKEFISEINKIISVFENKMKDFGKLAVDVAQNYGLEAVDFSGGQRSFFNYFIKIQNKDFEPTASVLKVVDEEEKWYAKKTDNQIKENIQNAFPELNKTLKQTLAYYNSDGKKYSTAISVKKYFNVLGIITDIASKIAEIRDEENTMLISDVNPLLNKIIDNNDTPFIYEKTGNKYHHFLIDEFQDTSLFQWKNIKPLMQNNLDQNKFSLVVGDVKQSIYRWRGGNWKLLVDGINQQVGDALIKTVTLEKNWRSEENIIKFNNSFFTNAAKILQQKFNNELEEVGDENLSKNLFSFTNLINEAYKDSCQKFPEHKKKNKGYVNVKFYENIKGKQWRENVKTELPEIIDNILDKGYKEKDITILVRNAKDGRQVADLLFKMEKYNNIISKDSLFLNTSVSVKIIVCALKFLIQKDDKINLVTLVSEYLENRKLKNEVLNDIFLKNRNQLIELLPDEFKKLIKGNEHYSLYDLTEKIIESFLLNNNKTEFVFIQAFSDVVLEYSENNKADISSFLDWWKENAGKKTIHVPESIDAIQIMSIHKSKGLGFKVVIIPYCDWEIDHTFAHDNILWCKSEITPFNEIDILPIKYGKKLTATYYNNEFFVEKLHAFMDNLNLLYVAFTRTKEALFILSPEKKKKISSSGDLLHEIINGANDVNLNSEFERIDFSKSLENKCFEFGELMPQSKDESKTKEYVLKEYLSKTKAFKLRIKREAEELFEETENERTKQINYGKFMHEVLSKIYTVDDVEPELKKLLTEGIISSNELNELKNKLITVIEFDDVKEWFTSDWEVKNESSIITSSGDIRIPDRVLIKDNKAVVIDFKFGEENEKYKEQVSEYMKYLKEMKYENVSGWLYYVERKKVVGVGSF